The DNA segment CTGCTGGACGGGGGCGAGTTCGATGCCCTCGCCGGCCTGGGAGTCGGTGCCGCCCTTGGCCGCCCAGCCCTTGGCCGCGTCCAGCGGGACGCCGTCGGAGCCGCCGTGGGAACGCTGCCGCGCGTGGTCGGCGAGGCCCTCGACGGTCACCACGTCCCGGCCCTCGGCCTGTCCGGCCGCGACCAGACAGGAACACACCGGCACGCCGTCGAGCCGTACGGTGCAGGAACCGCACTCGCCCTGTTCGCAGGCGTTCTTGGAGCCGGGCAGGCCGAGCCGCTCGCGCAGCACGTAGAGCAGGGACTCGCCCTCCCAGACGTCGTCGGCCTCCTGCGGGCGTCCGTTGACGGTGAAGTTGACGCGCATCACGCAGCTCCCTCGGTGTGGCGGGCGCCGCGGTACGACTCCCAGGTCCAGGTCAGCGTCCGGCGGGCCATGACGCCGACCGCGTGCCGGCGGTAGCTCGCGGTGCCCCGTACGTCGTCGATCGGGTTGCAGGCGGCGGCGCACAGGTCCGCGAACTGCTTGGCGGCGGACGGGGTGATGATCTTCCCGTTGTCCCAGAAGCCGCCCTCCTCCAGGGCCGCGTTCAGGAACTCCTCGGCGGCCTTGGCGCGCACCGGGGTGGGCGCGGCCGAGCCGATGCCGGTGCGCACGGTGCGGGTCCCCGGGTGCAGCGCGAGGCCGAAGGCGCACACGGCGATGACCATGGCGTTGCGGGTGCCGACCTTGGAGTACTGCTGGGGGCCGTCCGCCTTCTGCACGTGGACGGCGCGGATCAGCTCGTCGGGCTGGAGCGCGTTGCGCTTGACGCCGGTGTAGAAGTCGTCGATCGGGATCATCCGGGTGCCGCGCGCCGCCGACGCCACCTCGACCTCGGCGCCGGCGGCGAGGAGGGCGGGGTGGGCGTCGCCGGCGGGCGAGGCCGTGCCGAGGTTGCCGCCGACGCCGCCGCGGTTGCGGATCTGCGGGGAGGCGACCGTGTGCGAGGCGAGCGCGAGGCCCGGCAGCTCGGCACGGAGCTGTTCCATGATCGTGCTGTAGGACACGGAGGCGCCCAGCCGCACGGCGTCCGCGCCGGACTCCCATTCGTAGAGATCGCCGACGCGGTTGAGGTCGAGCAGGTACTCGGGCCTGCGATGGTCGAAGTTGATCTCGACCATCACATCGGTGCCACCCGCGATCGGCACAGCGGTGGGATGCTCGGCCTTCGCGGCGAGCGCCTCCTCCCAGCTGGCGGGGCGAAGGAAGTCCATGAACCGGCTCTCTTCTTCGTCTTGGGTTCTGCGGATCTGAGCCAATCCGTGTGCGGCGGGCCCGGCTCGTTCCTGTCGTGTTGACGTGGAGTGGAGTCAGTACACCGCCGTGTGCTCCGACGGGGTCAGTCACTGAAACCATGAAGGAGTTCGCTGGCCAGGGGAAGCATCTTGTAGATTCGTATGAACGGAGGACATCGGTAACCTCTCCGTTTTCCCGAGGAAACGGCCACTCCCCCGTCACCCTCCGGAGATCCATCGTAGGTTTCGAGACACAGAAACGGCGGCAACTGAGATGCGGCTGCGCGCACTGCTGGACACCGACGCGCTGGGCCTGCTGCTGCTCGGCGGCGAGGACGAGCTGGACCGCTCGGTGCGCGGTGTGATGACGACCGACCTGCGGGACCCGAGCCGCTACCTCTCCGGCGGCGAGCTGGTGCTGACGGGTCTGGCCTGGCGGCGGGACGAGGCGGACTCCGAGCCGTTCGTGCGCCTGCTGGTGCAGGCCGGGGTGGCGGCCCTCGCGGCGGGCACCGCCGAGCTGGGCGGGGTGCCGGAGGACCTGATCGCGGCCTGCGCCCAGCACCGGCTGCCGCTGCTCGCGGTGGACGAGTCGGTGGCGTTCGCGACGGTCACCGAGCATGTCGTACGACAGGTGTCCGGCGAGCGCGCCGGGGACCTGGCCGCCGTGGTGGACCGGCACCGCCGGATGATGACCTCGGGACCGGCGGGCGGCGGCCCCGATGTGGTGCTCGACCTGCTCGGCACCGACCTGGACCTGCGCGCCTGGGTGCTCTCCCCCACCGGCCGGCTGATCGCCGGCTCCAAGGTGGCGGGCCCCGAGCTGCCCCCCGGGACCTGCGCCCGGCTGGCCGCCGAGCAGCTGGCCGCCACCCGCACCGGCCGGCGCGGCCCGCACCGGGTCCTGCTGGACGGTACGACGTACTCGCTCTTCCCCATCCGCTCCTCGGGGCGCACCCCGGGCGGCGCGCGCGATGTGCGCGAGACGGTGCTGTCGGACTGGCTGCTGGCCGTGGAGGCGGACGCGAGCGACTGGGACGGGCAGCGGATGGACCTGCTCCAGGGCGTCACCCAGCTGATCTCGGTGGAGCGCGACCGCCGGGAGGCGGCCCGTACGGTACGGCGCCGGCTCGCCCAGGAGGTCCTGGAGCTGGTGCAGACGGGCGCGGCGCCCGCCGAGATCGCGGCCCGGCTGCGGGTGGCCGCGCCGGTGCTGCTGCCCGGCCTCGGCGCGGCCCCGCACTGGCAGGTCGTGGTGGCCCGGGTGGAGTGGGAGGGCGAGGAGATCGAGGGCGGCCCGGTGGCCCAGTCGCTGCTGGAGGAGGTGCTGGTCGATCCGCTGGCGACCGGCCCCGAGCCGGCCGACCGCATCGCTGTCGCGCACACCGGGGACGAGGCGGTGGCGCTGGTGCCGCTGCCCGCCGTACCGGCCGTCGCCGCGGACCGCGAGGGGGCGGAGACCGGGCTGCTCGCCGACGCGCTGCTCCAGGTGGTGCGCGAGCCGCTGTCGGCGGGCCTGGACGGGGACGGGCGGCTCACGCTCGGCGTCAGCGCGGCCGTGCACTCGGCGGAGGGCCTGCGCGGCGCCCTGGAGGAGGCACGGCACGCCCGCCGGGTGGCGGCGGCCCGGCCCGGCCGGGTCTGCGCGGCCGGGCACCAGGAGCTGGCCAGCCATGTGCTGCTGCTGCCGTTCGTCCCGGACGATGTGCGCCGCGCCTTCACGGCCCGGCTGCTCGACCCGCTGACGGACTACGACCGCCGGCACCGCGCGGAGCTGATACCGACCCTGGAGGCGTTCCTCGACTGCGACGGCTCCTGGACCCGCTGCGCCACCCGGCTGCACCTGCACGTCAACACGCTGCGCTACCGCGTCGGGCGGATCGAGCAGTTGACGGGACGGGACCTGTCGCGCCTGGAGGACAAGCTCGATTTCTTCCTGGCGCTGCGCATGAGCTGAGCCGCGCGGGGCGAAACGGACGAACCGCGTCCGCGCCGCGCCCCCACGACTTTGTGAAATCTTTCACCCACCCCCTTGGCCAGGTGTGGCGATCGGTGCTGGAATGCCGCCACCACTCAACAGCCCGATGGTGTGCCTGGGGAGGTCAACGTGGCGTATACCGCCATGTCTGGGAACGGAACGACCGCCGGTGACGATCCTCTCCAGACCGCGGTATGGCGGTTGCGCTCGCGGGCCTGCTGGGCCGACGCCGCGGCCCTGCTGCCACCGGACACGCCGGGCACCGCGCTGCAACGGGCGATGCTGCTGGTGGAGCGCTGCCTGTACACGGAGGGCGGCTGGGCGGACGCGGAGGACGCGCTGCGTACGGCGGAGGCGCTCGCGCACACCGACGAGGAGCGCGGCGCGGCCGCGTGCGAGCGCGGACAGCTCGCGTACGCCGCGACGCTGCACGGCGTCCGGGACCGGGTGGACGAGGCGCGGGCCGCGCTGGGGCGGGCGGCGGCGCTGATCCCGCCGGGGGCGGCGGGGCGGTCGCTGCTGGACTTCCGGCGGGGGCTGCTCGCGGAGAACCTGTCCCGCTCCCCGCAGGCGGCGCGCGCCGCGTACCGCCGGGCGCACGCCGGCGCGACCGCGCACGCCGATCCGCTGCTGCTGTCGTTCACCTGGCGTCATCTCGCCGGACTCGCCCTGCGGGACGGGGAGTTGGCGGAGGCACGGCACGGTTTCGCCGAGTCCCTGCGCATCCGGGAGGAGCTGGGCTACCTCGTGGGTACGGCGCCCGCGCTGGTGTCCCTGGCGGACACGGAGGACGAGCCGGCGGCGACCCGGCTGCGGGACGAGGCACGGCGGCTGTTCCGCCTCCTGGGGGGCGTGCCGACCTGGCTGGCGGCTCAGCTCGCGCCCCCGGCGGCGGGGCCGGCCACGGCGTGAGCGGGGGCGTGGAAGCGCGGGGGCGTGGGGGCGGGCGAGAGGGGCGCGGGAAGCGCGGGGGCGTGCTCAGAAGGAACTGAGAGACGGCTGTGCCAGGGTGACGCGCCCCGAGCCCCCCACTTCAGGAGCGCGTCGCATGACCCTCGTCAACGGGCTTCCGGCCCATGTCCTGCTCGTCCACCTCGTCGTGGTGCTGGTGCCGCTGACCGCCATCGCGCTGGTCGCCGCGGCGGTGTGGCCGCGGGCCGCGCGCCGGCTCGGCGTCCTGCTGCCCGCGCTGGGCCTCGTGTCCCTGGTCAGCGTGCCGCTCACGACGAACGCCGGTGAATGGCTGGAGCGGCATGTCGACGACGACCCGCTCGTGCGCCGGCACACCGAGCTGGGCGACGGGCTGCTGCCGTGGGCGCTGGGGCTGTGCGCGCTGGCGGTGGTGGTGTGGTGGGCGGGGCGCGCGCCGCGCCGCGCGGCGGACCCGGCCCAGGGCGCGGAGCGCGTCGGCTCGCGCTGGTCGGCGCTGCCGGTGCGGATCGTCCTCGGGCTGCTGTCCGTGGTCGTCGCGGTGGGGGCGGTGGTGGATGTGTACCGGATCGGCGACTCGGGGGCGCGGGCGGCGTGGCACGACGGGTTCTCGAAGTCGGCGCACGCTGAGCATGGCGGCGACGGTTCCTGAGGCGCCCAGAGGGAGCGCGGAAAACCGCGCGACGGGCCGCGGCGGACCCGCGCCCGGGCAGGACCGCCCGGACCCGTTCCGGCTTCGTTCAGGCCGCGCCGGTGAAGTGTTCCGCCACCAGCTCCCGCACCACGTCGAGGTCCCGGGCGACCAGGGCCTCCAGCAGGGAGACGTGTTCCGCCGCGTCCGCGACCAGGTCCGCGCGGGCGTGCCGGACCGGACCGCCGGCCAGGGGCCACTGGGCGCGGCGGTGGAGGTCGCAGGCGATGCGGACCAGTTCCTCGTTGCCGGAGTAGGCCAGCATCGCGCGGTGGAAGGCGCGGTCGGACTCGGCGTACGTCGCGGGGCAGCCGGACGCCGCCGCGCGGACCGTGTCCTCGGCGAGCGGCCGCAGCTCGGCCCAGCGCGCGGCCGGGACCGTACGCGCGAGCCGCAGCATCACCGGGACCTCCAGCAGCTCCCGTACCTCCGCCAGCTCGGCCAGCTCCCGCGCGCCCCGTTCGAGCACCCGGAACCCGCGGTTGGGCACCACCTCGACGGCGCCCTCCAGGGCCAGCTGCTGCATCGCCTCGCGCACGGGCGTCGCCGAGACCCCGAAGCGGTCCCCGAGCACCGGCGCCGAGTACACCTCGCCCGGCTTCAGCTCGCCCGCGACCAGCGCCGTGCGCAGGGCCTCCAGGACCTGCCCGCGCACCGAGGCCCGCTGTATCACGGGCCGCTCGCCCGCGGGCCGGCGCGGACCCGGAACCAGTCCCTCACCGTGCGTGTACGCCGCCGCGGGGCCCTGCGCGCCCTGCCTCACGGGGTCCTCCTGGCGGCTTGTCGGTACTTGGGGTCATTAACGACGGGTTGTCGGTTGTTCGTCAAGCACCCTAGACGTACCGAGCGGTACGTCAAACTCGATCGAGGTCGCTCCCCGGGGCCGATCGGGGCGAGCGGACCCCCGCGGTCCACTAAGATCAACTCGAATCGGGCCGCCGCGCACGGACAGGTGATTCACAACTTCCTCGGCGTTCGCAGGAACTTTCCGTTGAACCATCCGTACGGGTAGTCTTATTCGAACTCAACTCCCGCCCCTCATGCGGCAGTTCGAGCAGATCGCCGTCCCCGGGCATCCCCTCGCACCCTCTTGGCGGCCTCTTGCCGCGAAACCCCCTGAGGGCCGCCCGGAGTGGGTCAATATGGCGGGCGTTACGCCCTATCCCAATGCAAGGGACCCCTGATGAGACTGACCGACATATCGCTGAACTGGCTGCTTCCGGGCGCCGTACTGCTCCTGGGCATGGTGGCGGCGGTAGCGGTGCTCGCGCGCGGAAAGCGCTCCTCCGGGGAGAACGCGAGTGCGGACGACTCCTGGGAGCGCAGCGAGGAGCGCCGGCGGCGCAAGGAGGCCATCTACGGCACCGCCTCCTACGTGCTGCTGTTCTGCTGTGCGGCGGTGGCGGCCGCCCTGTCCTTCCACGGCCTCGTCGGCTTCGGCGAGCAGAACCTCGGCCTGACCGACGGCTGGCAGTACCTGGTGCCCTTCGGCCTCGACGGCGCGGCCATGTTCTGCTCCGTCCTCGCGGTGCGCGAGGCCAGCCACGGTGACGCGGCCCTCGGCTCGCGCATCCTCGTATGGCTGTTCGCCGCGGCCGCCGCCTGGTTCAACTGGGTGCACGCGCCGCGCGGCGTCGACCACGCGGGCGCCCCGCAGTTCTTCTCCGGCATGTCCCTGTCGGCGGCCGTCCTGTTCGACCGCGCGCTGAAGCAGACCCGCCGCGCCGCGCTGCGCGAGCAGGGCCTGGTGCCGCGCCCGCTGCCGCAGATCCGCATCGTGCGCTGGCTGCGCGCCCCCGCGAGACCTACCGGGCGTGGTCGCTGATGCTCCTGGAGGGCGTGCGCAGCCTGGACGAGGCGGTCGAGGAGGTCCGCGAGGACAACCGGCAGAAGGAGCAGTCGCGCCAGCGCAGGCGCGAGCAGGAGCGGATGGAGCGCGCCCAGCTCAAGGCGATCAGCCGGGGCCACGGCCGGTTCGTGAACCGGGTCGGCGGCCGGCAGGTCGAGGTGCAGGCGGTGGAGCGCGGCTCCTCGGGTGCCACCTCCGCGGAGCCTGCCATAGCGACCGCGGAACAGCTGCCGGTGCCCTCGCGTCCCTCCCTCCAGCCGGTCCGCAAAGGGTCTGAGCCCCTGGCCAAAGGGTCCGAGCCGGTGACCGTCGACCTCACCGCCGAGGACGACACCATGGCCCTGCCCCGGCTGGACTCCCTGGAGCGCAAGCTCAAGGAGATGGAGCAGCAGTTCGGCTAGGAGTGTCCGGACGTCAGATGACCGGACCGCATGGGCCGGGGGCGCGACCGCACGGGTCGCGCCCCCGGCCCATGTCCGTCCCCGGCCCCCGGCCCTCGCCGCTCACGCTGCCTCGGCGCCCAGTTCGAACCACACCGACTTGCCGACCCCGTGCGGCCGTACGCCCCAGGCGTCCGCGAGCGACTCCACCAGGACCATGCCCCGGCCGTGGGTGTCGTCGTCCGGGTCCGGGGTGCGCACCTGGGGTCTTCGGGGCACGAAGTCCCGTACCTCCACCCGGAGTCCGCCCGGTGCCACGACCGCGGTGAGCACGGCGTCGTCGTCGGTGTGCACGAGCGCGTTGGTGACCAGCTCGCTGGTGAGCAGCTCGGCGATCTCCGAGCGCCCCGGCTTGCCCCAGTCCCGCAGCAGCTCGCGCAGCTCCCGGCGGGCCTCGGGCACGGAGTGCAGATCCGCCCGCCCGAGCCTGCGCCACAGCCGCTGCGGCGGCTCCACGACCCGGCCGCGCCCGCCGGGCCGGTCCCGTCCGTCACGCCCGTCGTGTCCGTCACGACCGTCGCGTGCCTCCGGCCCGTCCCGTAAGGAATCGTCGACGGGAACCCGCACCAGGCACCCCGGTGGCTCCCCGGTGGCCTGCGCGGACCGCGGCTCGCCGACGGCCTGCACGCGCCGTGGCTCCGCCACGGTCCGCACGCCGCCCGCCATCTCCCGGACGCCGCCCGGAACTTCCCCCGGGGTCTCCCCCGTGCCGTCCCCCGGTTCCGCGGAGGGGGTCCCGGTGGTCACGGGACCGCCTCCTCGTGCCTGCCTCTTCATGGCCCCCGCCCGCACGCCGCTCGAACCCTGCCCCTCCTGCTCGAACACGTTCACGGGGGGATGCTTGCCCAGTGGACCAACGGCCAGTCCTGGCACCGGCCCGATGACCGGCGGTTCGGCCACCACCGGGGCCCGCCGCACCCGGGCGCGCGGCGGTCGCGGAAACTCGTGACGGCCCTCCGGGCGGCCCCCTGACGCCGCTGACGCCCCGTGACGACCGGACCGCCGCGTCCGGCACAGCCGGTCGGCAAGCCGTCACGGGCCGTGAAACTGGCCGAAATCAGCTCCCCGGACCGGGTGGTGTCAGGGCCGGGGCACGTTGCGCAGGTTGGAGCGGGCCATCTGGACCATGCGGCCGACCCCGCCGTCCAGCACGACCTTGGAGGCGGACAGCGCGAACCCGGTGACCATCTCGGCGCTGATCTTCGGCGGGATGGACAGGGCGTTGGGATCGGTGACGATGTCCACCAGGGCCGGGCCCTTGTGCCGGAAGGCGTCCTTGAGCGCGCCGGCGAGCTGTTTGGGCTTCTCCACCCGCACCCCGTACGCCCCGCACGCGCGGGCCACCGCGGCGAAGTCCGGGTTGGCGTTGGCGGTGCCGTACGCGGGCAGTCCGGAGACCATCATCTCCAACTCGACCATGCCGAGCGAGGAGTTGTTGAACAGCACCACCTTGACCGGAAGATCCTGCTGCACCAGCGTGAGGAAGTCGCCCATCAGCATGGTGAATCCGCCGTCGCCGGACATCGACACCACCTGCCGGCGCCGGTCGGTGAACTGCGCGCCGATCGCCATGGGCAGCGCGTTGGCCATCGAGCCGTGCGAGAACGAACCGATGATCCTGCGGCGGCCGTTGGGCGAGATGTAGCGCGCCGCCCACACGTTGCACATGCCGGTGTCCACGGTGAACACCGCGTCGTCGTCGGCGATGTCGTCCAGGACCGCGGCCACGTACTCGGGATGGATCGGGACGTGCCGGTCGACCTTCCTGGTGTACGCCTTGACCACGCCCTCCAGCGCGTCGGCGTGCTTCTTCAGCATCCGGTCCAGGAAGCGCCGGCTGGTCTTCTCCCGCACCCGCGGGATGAGGCAGCGCAGCGTCTCACGGGCGTCGCCCCACACGGCGAGGTCGAGCCGGGAGCGCCGGCCGAGCACCTCGGGCCGTACGTCGATCTGGGCGATCCGCACGTCGTCGGGCAGGAAGGCGTTGTACGGGAAGTCGGTGCCGAGCAGGATCAGCAGATCGCATTCGTGGGTGGCCTCGTAGGCGGCGCCGTAGCCGAGCAGTCCGCTCATCCCCACGTCGTACGGATTGTCGTACTGGATGAACTCCTTGCCGCGCAGGGCGTGTCCCACCGGGGCCTTGATCTTCTCGGCGAACCGCATGACCTCGGCGTGCGCCCCGGCCGTGCCGCTGCCGCAGAACAGCGTGACCTTGCCGGCCTTGTCGATCATCTGCACGAGGGCGTCGATCTCGGCGTCGCCGGGGCGGACGGTGGGCCGGGAGGTGACCAGGGCGCTCTGCGCGGCCTTCTCCGGGGCGGGTTCGGCGGCGATGTCGCCGGGCAGCGAGACGACGCTGACCCCGCTCCGGCCGATCGCGTGCTGGATGGCGGTCTGCAGCAGCCGGGGCATCTGCTGGGGGCTGGAGATCAGCTCGCTGTAGTGGCTGCACTCCTGGAAGAGCCGGTCGGGGTGGGTCTCCTGGAAGTAGCCGAGGCCGATCTCGCTGGAGGGGATCTGGGAGGCGAGGGCGAGCACCGGAGCCATGGAGCGGTGGGCGTCGTACAGGCCGTTGATGAGGTGCAGGTTGCCGGGGCCGCAGGAGCCGGCGCAGGCGGCCAGCTTCCCGGTGATCTGGGCCTCGGCGCCGGCCGCGAAGGCGGCGGTCTCCTCATGGCGGACATGCACCCAGTCGATGCGGGAGTGACGGCGGACGGCGTCCACGACCGGGTTGAGGCTGTCGCCGACGACGCCGTAGAGGCGGCGCACGCCGGCGCGGACGAGGATGTCGACGAACTGCTCGGCTACGTTCTGCTTGGCCATGTTCTCTCGTCAGCCCCTTCCGGGGTCCGGGAGCCGTGCGAGGTCCCGGACCCGTCCCGGATCCGTGCGTGGTGCCCCGGTTCCATGGAGGCATACGAGGGGCGGTTACGCCTCCCACAGGGCGGCGGCCGTACGGTCGTCGGCATACCCCTTGACCCGTACCCGGGCGTCGGCGAGGAACGCGGCGAGGCCGGGCGCGCGGCGGCCGGACCAGCGCCGGGACAGATAGGCGCTCAGCGCGGGCTCACCGCGCAGCGGCTCCGCGAGGCCCGGGGTGCACATCAGCAGCGCATCACCCGGGCGGGCTAGCGAGACCTGGAAGCGGAAGGGGTCGGGGGCGGGCGGGGGCGGCGGCGCGGGCAGCGGTTCGTACGGGTCCGGCGGGGCGGGGAGGCCCAGGTCGAGGGTGAGGCGGTCGTCGTCCTCGGCGGGCTCGGGCGCGGTCGGCGGCGCGGGGGGCTCCCCCTGTGCGGCGCGCGGCTCGATGTCCCGCCAGATGCCGTCCCGCAGCAGGAAGAGGCCGCCACCGCCGACGCCGAAGAAGACGCGGGTACGGCAGTGCGGGTCGGCGGGCAGCAGCAGGCAGCGCAGGGCGGCCGTGTACTCCTCGGGCCGTGCGCCCCGTTCGGCGGCGCTCGCGCGGAGCCGGCCGAGGCTGCGGTCGGTGAGCCGGTGCAGGCCCGCCTTCAGGTCGGCGCGGCGGGTGGCGCGGATGTCCTCGGCGAGCCGCCGGTGGCTGCGGCCCACCGCCCGGCCGATCCAGCGGCACGCCTCGGCCGCCGCGAGGTGGGCCTCGGGGGTGGCCCGGGCGCCGGTGGCCATCGCGACGAGGACCAGCGCGTGTTCGCCGGTGCCGAAGCGGGCGGTCAGCAGCGCGTCCCTGCGCGGCTCGCCCCGGTAGCGGGCCGAGTCCCCGCGCAGCGAGACCGACCGCAGGGTCCACGTCCCGTACCGGGCCCCGTCCAGGACCGTGTCCGCCACCAGCTCCCCCAGCTCTTCGGGCTCGGCCTCGGGGAGGGCGGTGGGCTCGGGGTCGTAGGTGGGCGGCCCGGACCCCACGAAGTCCAGGGCCGAGGCGGGCTCGGGCACCGAGGGCGGCTCGGGCGCCGGGTGCCGGCCGGACAAACCGGGCCGGGCCGACTGGACGGGGCGGACTTGGAGGGCGGGGGCGTCGGGGGGCCTCGGGGCGGGGAGGCCGCCGGGGTCGGGGGCGGCGGGCGTTCCCGGTCCGCCGGACGGGGCGGCGGCGTCGGACGGGACCCGGCCCTCGGCCGAACCCGGAACGTCGCCCCACGGCGGGGCATCGGCCGGTCTCCGGACGCCGGACGAGGCCGCCCCAGCGGACGGACCCGGAACACCGAGGCCGCCCGAAGCACCGGCCCGGGGCGGGGCATCGGCAGGAGCCTCACCCTCGGACGGCCCCGGAGCACCGGACACGGGCTCCGACCCGTCACCCCAGGACGCACCATCCACCGGAGCCCCGGCATCGGACGACCCCCGGACACCGGTCGGAGCCGCACCACCGGACCCGTCCGCAGCATCGGCCCGCGAGCGGGAAGCCGCCGGGTCTACGGCATCAGACGCTCCCGTGACGCCAGTTGGAGCCGCGCGGTCGGGCGGAACCGGAGCATCACGCGGCCCCGAAGCGTCACCCCAGGACAGACCATCCACCGGAGCCCCCGCATCGGACGGCCCCCGGACACCGGACGGAGCCGCACCACCGGACCCGTCCGCAGCATCGGCCCGGGAGCGGGAAGCCGCCGGGTCTACGGCATCAGACGCTCCCGTGACGCCAGTTGGAGCCGCGCGGTCGGACGGAACCGGAGCATCGCGTGGGGCCGGGATGTCGATCCGGGGCGGGGTATCCCGTGGGGCCGCAGCGTCGGTGGTACCCCGAGCAGCATCAGAGGGTTCCCGGGCGCCGGTTGGCGTCGCGCCGTCGGAAGGACGCGGATCGTCGCCCGAACCCCGGACGTCGGCCCGGGACGGGTTGTCCGCCGGGGTCGTAGCGTCGGGCGT comes from the Streptomyces sp. SUK 48 genome and includes:
- a CDS encoding (2Fe-2S)-binding protein; translated protein: MRVNFTVNGRPQEADDVWEGESLLYVLRERLGLPGSKNACEQGECGSCTVRLDGVPVCSCLVAAGQAEGRDVVTVEGLADHARQRSHGGSDGVPLDAAKGWAAKGGTDSQAGEGIELAPVQQAFIDAGAVQCGFCTPGLLVASDELLERNPNPSDADIREALSGNLCRCTGYEKIMDAVRLAAARQSEGV
- a CDS encoding FAD binding domain-containing protein, which gives rise to MDFLRPASWEEALAAKAEHPTAVPIAGGTDVMVEINFDHRRPEYLLDLNRVGDLYEWESGADAVRLGASVSYSTIMEQLRAELPGLALASHTVASPQIRNRGGVGGNLGTASPAGDAHPALLAAGAEVEVASAARGTRMIPIDDFYTGVKRNALQPDELIRAVHVQKADGPQQYSKVGTRNAMVIAVCAFGLALHPGTRTVRTGIGSAAPTPVRAKAAEEFLNAALEEGGFWDNGKIITPSAAKQFADLCAAACNPIDDVRGTASYRRHAVGVMARRTLTWTWESYRGARHTEGAA
- a CDS encoding PucR family transcriptional regulator ligand-binding domain-containing protein; the encoded protein is MRLRALLDTDALGLLLLGGEDELDRSVRGVMTTDLRDPSRYLSGGELVLTGLAWRRDEADSEPFVRLLVQAGVAALAAGTAELGGVPEDLIAACAQHRLPLLAVDESVAFATVTEHVVRQVSGERAGDLAAVVDRHRRMMTSGPAGGGPDVVLDLLGTDLDLRAWVLSPTGRLIAGSKVAGPELPPGTCARLAAEQLAATRTGRRGPHRVLLDGTTYSLFPIRSSGRTPGGARDVRETVLSDWLLAVEADASDWDGQRMDLLQGVTQLISVERDRREAARTVRRRLAQEVLELVQTGAAPAEIAARLRVAAPVLLPGLGAAPHWQVVVARVEWEGEEIEGGPVAQSLLEEVLVDPLATGPEPADRIAVAHTGDEAVALVPLPAVPAVAADREGAETGLLADALLQVVREPLSAGLDGDGRLTLGVSAAVHSAEGLRGALEEARHARRVAAARPGRVCAAGHQELASHVLLLPFVPDDVRRAFTARLLDPLTDYDRRHRAELIPTLEAFLDCDGSWTRCATRLHLHVNTLRYRVGRIEQLTGRDLSRLEDKLDFFLALRMS
- a CDS encoding DUF2231 domain-containing protein, whose product is MTLVNGLPAHVLLVHLVVVLVPLTAIALVAAAVWPRAARRLGVLLPALGLVSLVSVPLTTNAGEWLERHVDDDPLVRRHTELGDGLLPWALGLCALAVVVWWAGRAPRRAADPAQGAERVGSRWSALPVRIVLGLLSVVVAVGAVVDVYRIGDSGARAAWHDGFSKSAHAEHGGDGS
- a CDS encoding GntR family transcriptional regulator — protein: MRQGAQGPAAAYTHGEGLVPGPRRPAGERPVIQRASVRGQVLEALRTALVAGELKPGEVYSAPVLGDRFGVSATPVREAMQQLALEGAVEVVPNRGFRVLERGARELAELAEVRELLEVPVMLRLARTVPAARWAELRPLAEDTVRAAASGCPATYAESDRAFHRAMLAYSGNEELVRIACDLHRRAQWPLAGGPVRHARADLVADAAEHVSLLEALVARDLDVVRELVAEHFTGAA
- a CDS encoding ATP-binding protein, which gives rise to MEPPQRLWRRLGRADLHSVPEARRELRELLRDWGKPGRSEIAELLTSELVTNALVHTDDDAVLTAVVAPGGLRVEVRDFVPRRPQVRTPDPDDDTHGRGMVLVESLADAWGVRPHGVGKSVWFELGAEAA
- a CDS encoding pyruvate dehydrogenase gives rise to the protein MAKQNVAEQFVDILVRAGVRRLYGVVGDSLNPVVDAVRRHSRIDWVHVRHEETAAFAAGAEAQITGKLAACAGSCGPGNLHLINGLYDAHRSMAPVLALASQIPSSEIGLGYFQETHPDRLFQECSHYSELISSPQQMPRLLQTAIQHAIGRSGVSVVSLPGDIAAEPAPEKAAQSALVTSRPTVRPGDAEIDALVQMIDKAGKVTLFCGSGTAGAHAEVMRFAEKIKAPVGHALRGKEFIQYDNPYDVGMSGLLGYGAAYEATHECDLLILLGTDFPYNAFLPDDVRIAQIDVRPEVLGRRSRLDLAVWGDARETLRCLIPRVREKTSRRFLDRMLKKHADALEGVVKAYTRKVDRHVPIHPEYVAAVLDDIADDDAVFTVDTGMCNVWAARYISPNGRRRIIGSFSHGSMANALPMAIGAQFTDRRRQVVSMSGDGGFTMLMGDFLTLVQQDLPVKVVLFNNSSLGMVELEMMVSGLPAYGTANANPDFAAVARACGAYGVRVEKPKQLAGALKDAFRHKGPALVDIVTDPNALSIPPKISAEMVTGFALSASKVVLDGGVGRMVQMARSNLRNVPRP
- a CDS encoding protein phosphatase 2C domain-containing protein, with product MSQQGGRPTARPEDDWWGQLYDDATGDTGPTTAPDSLDDRFTSVRDTVRERPSPPAPPAGPEVPDPSDDGPATGTRGTPDATTPADNPSRADVRGSGDDPRPSDGATPTGAREPSDAARGTTDAAAPRDTPPRIDIPAPRDAPVPSDRAAPTGVTGASDAVDPAASRSRADAADGSGGAAPSGVRGPSDAGAPVDGLSWGDASGPRDAPVPPDRAAPTGVTGASDAVDPAASRSRADAADGSGGAAPTGVRGSSDAGAPVDGASWGDGSEPVSGAPGPSEGEAPADAPPRAGASGGLGVPGPSAGAASSGVRRPADAPPWGDVPGSAEGRVPSDAAAPSGGPGTPAAPDPGGLPAPRPPDAPALQVRPVQSARPGLSGRHPAPEPPSVPEPASALDFVGSGPPTYDPEPTALPEAEPEELGELVADTVLDGARYGTWTLRSVSLRGDSARYRGEPRRDALLTARFGTGEHALVLVAMATGARATPEAHLAAAEACRWIGRAVGRSHRRLAEDIRATRRADLKAGLHRLTDRSLGRLRASAAERGARPEEYTAALRCLLLPADPHCRTRVFFGVGGGGLFLLRDGIWRDIEPRAAQGEPPAPPTAPEPAEDDDRLTLDLGLPAPPDPYEPLPAPPPPPAPDPFRFQVSLARPGDALLMCTPGLAEPLRGEPALSAYLSRRWSGRRAPGLAAFLADARVRVKGYADDRTAAALWEA